The Chrysoperla carnea chromosome X, inChrCarn1.1, whole genome shotgun sequence genome includes a region encoding these proteins:
- the LOC123302263 gene encoding zinc finger protein 271-like: MCDKKFTLKSNLINHKRTHTGEKRFPCEVCDKSFTSKNNLVQHKRIHTGEKPFSCEMCDKIFTQKCSLNVHKQSHVGEKRFSCEMCDKSFNYINLLIQHERIHTGEKPFSCEMCDKTFTWKSNLIKHKRTHTGEKPFSCEVCEKSFTYKNVLIQHERTHTGEKPFSCEMCDKTFTLKSNLINHKRTHTGEKPFSCEVCEKSFTYKNGLIQHERTHTGEKPFSCEMCDKTFTLKSNLINHKRAHTGEKRFPCEVCDKSFNRKIDLIVHKRIHTGEKPYSCEMCDKTFTYNSALTSHKRTHTGEKRFSCEMCDKSFNYISLLIQHERIHTGEKPFSCEMCDKTFARISYLIQHKRTHTKDKSKL; the protein is encoded by the coding sequence atgtgtgataaaaaatttactctaaaaagtaatttaataaaccataaacgaactcatacaggTGAAAAACGTTTTCCATGTGAAgtgtgtgataaatcatttacttcTAAAAACAACttagttcaacataaacgaattcataccggGGAAAAgcctttttcatgtgaaatgtgtgataaaatatttactcaaaAATGCAGTTTAAATGTACATAAACAAAGTCATGTAGgtgaaaaacgtttttcatgCGAAatgtgtgataaatcatttaattatataaacctTTTAATTCAACAtgaacgaattcatactggggaaaaacccttttcatgtgaaatgtgtgataaaacatttacgtggaaaagtaatttaatcaaacataaacgaactcatacaggtgaaaaacctttttcatgtgaagtGTGTGAGAAatcatttacttataaaaacGTTTTAATTCAACATGAACGAACTCATACAggggaaaaacctttttcatgtgaaatgtgtgataaaacatttactctaaaaagtaatttaataaaccataaacgaactcatacaggtgaaaaacctttttcatgtgaagtGTGTGAGAAatcatttacttataaaaacGGTTTAATTCAACATGAACGAACTCATACAggggaaaaacctttttcatgtgaaatgtgtgataaaacatttactctaaaaagtaatttaataaaccATAAACGAGCTCATACAGGTGAAAAACGTTTTCCATGTGAAgtgtgtgataaatcatttaatagaaaaatcgatttaattgtgcataaacgaattcatactggtgaaaaaccttattcatgtgaaatgtgtgataaaacatttacgtaTAACAGTGCTTTAACTTcccataaacgaactcatacaggtgaaaaacgtttttcatgCGAAatgtgtgataaatcatttaattatataagcCTTTTAATTCAACAtgaacgaattcatactggggaaaaacccttttcatgtgaaatgtgtgataaaacatttgcgcggatttcttatttaattcaacataaacgaactcataccaAAGATAAatctaaattgtaa
- the LOC123302329 gene encoding eukaryotic translation initiation factor 2-alpha kinase, with the protein MYKLFMYFCLSFFSLLNVVFLSYANVDIKSLPYCSSNIKENLDKIVYVSTLDGKITALNANENGSILWEFKTGDKDMLSSTIHNRELTNTGSWVRMIPSLSGSLYKFDGENIDLVPVTADELLTSSFKYSDDLVFAGGKEMLTYGVGLKSGQLIYKCDITGCHNETNLDKSIDKDDILIIQKKQQTVHAISPDNGSERWNFSVAQHEIKAVKSTECHANEKFNLDLIIKVVLPEGLIFAVSETNMNQVLWIQKLDSPITNAWQWINNELKPVEIFTGSQWSWNKEAQTFSSPSIYIGMHKKQLYIQESAIMQSIAYDYVINFKQNYMQNKLPPKIPWKPYPVSSASVTALMPKYDDDESSEEKTDIVSEIGTTSLAVLYASKYINGHGYYLYSDTDLKENEDMACDKSNNSDSPPLNSSEESDFFFDDETPVQIIIVSLWFWWKEVVVISVTTAFVVNFILARRFLNTSQIQEGVQQEIIFIERHVQIPFDENADKKEMIRHSSESSNSGVDISSGNDLPFNSRFLTDFDIIHCLGRGGFGMVFEARNKIDEWNYAVKQINLPNRHDSRQRVMREVKALAKLDHRNIVRYYNAWLEFPPADWQSNVMSCILDIPHSTFESPTEDSISIAEAPGENYNKIDICNDNDEDDSFIVFGDNSNDSNSDSVSKHRNTSQYNNFNSKNNQIVPKNSTNIIEIVNKSDISQSVASRAALNAERRMYLYIQMQLCQKESLKDWMLKNVVRDPNSIKVIFEQILSAVEYVHLQGLIHRDLKPSNIFFSLDGEIKIGDFGLVTAMDDDEYVPPCDTNTLAKTKFKKHTREVGTQLYMSPEQVKGSFYNYKVDIYSLGVIFFELLTPFSTEMERHKTLSELRFNKFPDSFHKKFQHEHDLLKLMLATKPEKRPTTYGIRCRPPFNHTIEDTKWHFELPPRQGTVK; encoded by the exons atgtataaattatttatgtatttctgTTTAAGTTTCTTTTCGTTATTAAATGTTGTGTTTTTATCCTATGCAAATGTTGATATTAAATCATTACCTTATTGTTCATCAAATATCAAGGAAAATCTTGACAA GATAGTCTATGTAAGCACATTAGATGGAAAAATAACAGCCTTAAATGCAAATGAAAATGGATCAATACTATGGGAATTCAAAACCGGCGACAAGGACATGCTTTCATCGACAATACACAATCGTGAG ttaacAAACACAGGATCTTGGGTTCGTATGATTCCATCTTTAAGTGGCAGTTTATACAAATTCGATGgcgaaaatattgatttagttCCAGTAACCGCTGACGAATTATTAACATCGTCTTTTAAATATTCAGATGATTTAGTATTCGCAG GAGGAAAAGAGATGCTAACGTATGGTGTTGGCTTAAAAAGCGGccaattaatatacaaatgtGATATAACTGGATGCCATAATGAGACCAATTTAGATAAATCAATTGACAaagatgatattttaattatacagaaaaaacaaCAAACTGTACATGCAATATCCCCCGATAATGGATCGGAACGATGGAATTTTAGTGTGGCTCAACATGAAATCAAAGCTGTGAAAAGTACAGAATGTCatgcaaatgaaaaatttaatttggatttAATAATCAAAGTTGTTTTACCAGAAGGTTTAATTTTTGCTGTTTCTGAAACGAATATGAATCAAGTGTTATGGATCCAAAAG ttggaTTCTCCAATAACAAATGCATGGCAATGGATTAATAATGAACTGAAACCTGTTGAAATATTTACTGGATCACAATGGAGTTGGAATAAAGAAGCCCAAACCTTTAGTTCACCATCGATTTATATTGGTATGCATAAAAAACAA ttgtACATTCAAGAATCGGCCATAATGCAAAGCATAGCGTatgattatgtaataaatttcaaacaaaattacatGCAAAATAAACTTCCTCCAAAAATACCATGGAAGCCATATCCAGTCTCTAGTGCATCGGTTACAGCTTTGATGCCAAAATATGACGACGATGAATCATCCGAAGAAAAGACTGACATCGTCTCGGAAATTGGTACAACGTCGTTAGCGGTACTGTATGCTAGCAAATATATAAACG gGCATGGATATTATTTATACTCTGATAccgatttaaaagaaaatgaggATATGGCTTGTGATAAATCGAACAACAGTGATTCACCCCCTTTGAATTCTTCAGAAGAGTCAGATTTCTTTTTCGATGATGAAACTCCTGTCCAAATAATTATTGTGTCGCTGTGGTTTTGGTG gaAAGAAGTCGTCGTGATTTCGGTAACCACAGCTTTTGTTGTCAATTTCATTCTGGCTAGACGATTTTTAAATACATCTCAAATTCAAGAAGGCGTTCAACAAGAAATCATCTTTATCGAACGTCACGTTCAA ATTCCATTCGATGAGAATGCcgataaaaaagaaatgattCGACATTCATCAGAATCATCTAATAGTGGTGTGGATATTTCGAGTGGAAATGATTTACCATTTAATTCACGgtttttaaccgattttgatataatacatTGTTTGGGAAGAGGTGGATTTGGTATGGTATTCGAAgctcgaaataaaattgatgagtGGAATTACGCTGTGAAACAGATTAATTTGCCAAATCG CCATGATTCAAGACAACGTGTTATGCGTGAAGTGAAAGCACTAGCAAAATTGGATCATCGTAATATTGTGCGGTATTACAACGCATGGTTGGAATTTCCACCAGCTGATTGGCAATCAAATGTTATGTCCTGTATTCT CGATATCCCACATTCAACCTTCGAGTCGCCAACAGAAGATAGCATATCAATAGCAGAAGCACCGggtgaaaattataataaaatcgatatttGCAATGATAACGATGAAGATGATTCGTTCATTGTATTCGGGGATAACTCCAATGATTCCAATTCAGATAGTGTTAGTAAACATCGTAATACaagtcaatataataattttaattcaaaaaataatcaaatagtGCCAAAGaattcaacaaatattattgaaattgtgAATAAGAGTGATATTAGTCAAAGTGTTGCATCGCGTGCTGCTTTGAACGCGGAACGTCGAATGTACTTGTATATACAGATGCAGCTGTGTCAGAAGGAGAGCTTAAAAGATTGGATGTTAAAGAATGTTGTACGTGATCCAAATTCCATTAAAGTGATCTTCGAACAGATTTTATCCGCTGTGGAGTATGTACATTTACAAGGTCTTATACATCGTGATTTAAAG CCgagtaatatatttttctccTTGGatggtgaaataaaaattggtgaTTTTGGATTGGTTACTGCAATGGACGATGATGAATATGTGCCGCCCTGTGATACAAATACGCTTGCaaagacaaaatttaaaaaacatactaGAGAAGTAG gTACCCAGTTATACATGAGTCCAGAACAAGTAAAGGGttcattttacaattacaaagtagatatttattcattaggcgtgatattttttgaattattaacgCCATTTTCTACGGAAATGGAACGACATAAAACTTTATCTGAATTACGATTCAATAAATTTCCTgatagttttcataaaaaatttcaacatgag cacgatttattaaaattaatgttagcAACAAAACCTGAAAAAAGACCCACCACATATGGAATTCGATGTAGACCACCCTTCAATCACACCATAGAGGATACAAAGTGGCATTTTGAATTACCACCACGACAGGGGACAGTCAAATGA
- the LOC123302569 gene encoding mitochondrial import receptor subunit TOM7 homolog, whose product MEIRMAEPADEVKNRFGIVVDAVKTAFHWGFIPGVIYLGFKMGPDPGMPPFSLSSLLWQ is encoded by the exons atggAAATCCGAATGGCAGAACCTGCTGATGAAGTAAAAAACCGATTTGGTATTGTTGTAGACGCTGTAAAAACTGCTTTTCATTGGGGTTTTATACCCGGTGTCATTTACTTAG GTTTTAAAATGGGACCAGATCCTGGAATGCCACCATTTTCTTTAAGCAGTCTTTTATGGCAATAG